One Natrinema longum genomic window, CTCGCGTTGGGTCTCGGTCAACTCGTAGCCCTCTCCCTGGATCGGAAGCATGGCGTGGACGGCGGTGATCGCTATCGGAATATCGTTTTCCTGGCAGTATTCTCGAAACTCAGCGAGCGTCTCCTGACTCTCACCGCGTACCTCGAACCGCCATTCCTCTTTCGTTCCAATCCCGGAAAGCACGACGACGTTGGCCTTGGCAAGCGCACTCAGGATGCCGAAGTACTCTGACTCCCACTCGGCCCGCATGAGATACTCGTCTTCGACGCTATCGACCACTCGAATGTTGCTCACGCCGGAATGTGACTCGAACGCAGCTTCGATATCCTTCGTTTCTACATCGCGCACCCAGAAGTACGGGATAATCAGCGTCTCGTGTGGAATCAATCGCTCCAGTTCAACGGTCACACCCGGCAGGTTCTCGAACACACTTCCCAGCGGAAACTCCGCTACCGGACTCGTAAACTCCATCACAGTCGCCATGCGG contains:
- a CDS encoding helix-turn-helix domain-containing protein is translated as MATVMEFTSPVAEFPLGSVFENLPGVTVELERLIPHETLIIPYFWVRDVETKDIEAAFESHSGVSNIRVVDSVEDEYLMRAEWESEYFGILSALAKANVVVLSGIGTKEEWRFEVRGESQETLAEFREYCQENDIPIAITAVHAMLPIQGEGYELTETQREALVLAYERGYFDSPREASLEEIADELGITQQSLSSRLRRGHRRLIGATLSSSS